A part of Pseudochaenichthys georgianus chromosome 23, fPseGeo1.2, whole genome shotgun sequence genomic DNA contains:
- the cry1a gene encoding cryptochrome circadian regulator 1a isoform X2, translated as MVINTIHWFRKGLRLHDNPSLKDSLLRADTVRCVYILDPWFAGSSNVGINRWRFLLQSLEDLDSSLRKLNSRLFVIRGQPTDVFPRLFKEWNISRLSFEYDSEPFGKERDAAIKKLACEAGVEVTVRISHTLYDLDKIIELNGGQSPLTYKRFQTLISRMDAVEEPADSITADIMGKCRMPLSENHDDKFGVPSLEELGFDTEGLSSAVWPGGETEALTRLERHLERKAWVANFERPRMNANSLLASPTGLSPYLRFGCLSCRLFYFKLTDLYKKVKKNSSPPLSLYGQLLWREFFYTAATNNPCFDTMESNPICVQIPWDRNPEALTKWAEGRTGFPWIDAIMTQLRQEGWIHHLARHAVACFLTRGDLWISWEEGMKVFEELLLDADWSVNAGSWMWLSCSSFFQQFFHCYCPVGFGRRTDPNGDYIRRYLPILRGFPAKYIYDPWNAPEGVQNAAKCIIGVHYPKPMVNHAEASRLNIERMKQIYQQLSCYRGLGLLASVPSISNGNRETSSEGMGLSADGTHNAAAAPSGHQMRIPSQGDWQSGVKELMQGETQTSSSSQQQGYGGNSSSMLSYSQGPEHHVSTLSGGKRPCEDPRNGRGSKIQRQSTH; from the exons ATGGTCATTAATACGATCCACTGGTTCAGGAAGGGCTTGCGGCTCCACGACAACCCGTCGCTGAAGGACTCCCTGCTGCGGGCGGATACTGTCCGCTGCGTCTACATCCTCGACCCCTGGTTCGCAGGATCCTCCAACGTTGGCATCAACAGGTGGAG GTTCTTATTGCAGAGTTTGGAGGACTTGGACTCCAGCCTCCGTAAACTCAACTCTCGACTGTTTGTGATCCGAGGCCAACCCACTGATGTCTTTCCCAGACTCTTCAAG GAATGGAATATTTCTCGTCTGTCCTTTGAGTACGACTCGGAGCCCTTCGGGAAAGAACGAGATGCAGCCATTAAGAAACTGGCCTGTGAGGCTGGTGTGGAGGTGACTGTCCGCATCTCCCACACACTCTACGACCTGGACAA GATCATAGAATTAAATGGGGGTCAGTCACCTCTGACCTACAAGCGGTTCCAGACCCTCATCAGCAGGATGGATGCAGTGGAGGAGCCTGCAGACTCCATCACGGCAGACATCATGGGGAAGTGCAGGATGCCTCTGTCCGAGAACCACGATGACAAGTTTGGTGTCCCCTCATTGGAGGAGCTGG GTTTTGATACTGAAGGTCTGTCCTCCGCTGTGTGGCCGGGGGGAGAAACAGAGGCCCTCACACGACTCGAGAGGCATCTGGAGAGGAAG GCGTGGGTGGCCAACTTCGAGCGTCCCAGAATGAACGCCAACTCGCTGCTCGCCAGCCCGACCGGCCTCAGCCCGTACCTGCGCTTCGGCTGCCTCTCCTGCCGCCTCTTCTACTTCAAACTCACCGACCTGTACAAGAAG GTGAAGAAGAACAGCTCGCCCCCCCTCTCGCTCTACGGCCAGCTGCTGTGGCGTGAGTTCTTCTACACGGCAGCCACCAACAACCCCTGCTTCGACACGATGGAGAGCAACCCCATCTGTGTTCAGATCCCGTGggaccggaaccccgaggcgcTGACCAAGTGGGCGGAGGGCCGCACAGGCTTTCCCTGGATCGACGCCATCATGACGCAGCTGAGGCAGGAGGGCTGGATCCACCACCTCGCCCGGCACGCCGTCGCCTGCTTCCTGACCCGGGGGGACCTGTGGATCAGCTGGGAGGAGGGCATGAAG gtgttcgAGGAGCTGCTGCTGGATGCAGACTGGAGTGTGAACGCAGGCAGCTGGATGTGGCTCTCCTGCAGCTCTTTCTTCCAGCAGTTCTTCCACTGCTACTGCCCGGTGGGCTTCGGCCGACGCACAGACCCCAACGGAGACTACATACG gcgCTACCTGCCCATTCTCAGAGGCTTTCCAGCCAAGTACATTTATGATCCCTGGAACGCTCCAGAAGGTGTGCAGAACGCAGCCAAGTGTATCATTGGAGTGCATTACCCCAAACCCATGGTGAACCACGCAGAGGCCAGCCGGCTCAACATCGAGAGGATGAAGCAGATCTACCAGCAGCTGTCCTGCTACAGAGGCCTCG GTCTTCTGGCTTCAGTTCCCTCCATCTCTAACGGTAACAGAGAGACGTCCTCTGAAGGGATGGGGTTGTCTGCTGATGGTACACACAACGCTGCTGCAGCTCCATCTG GCCATCAGATGCGCATTCCCTCGCAGGGAGACTGGCAGAGCGGCGTCAAGGAGTTGATGCAGGGGGAGACGCAAACCAGCAGCAGCTCACAGCAGCAGG GTTATGGAGGCAACAGTAGCAGTATGCTGAGTTACAGCCAAG GACCTGAACACCACGTCTCCACTCTGTCCGGTGGGAAAAGACCCTGCGAGGACCCCAGGAATGGCAGAGGCTCTAAAATCCAGAGACAGAGTACACACTAA
- the cry1a gene encoding cryptochrome circadian regulator 1a isoform X1: MVINTIHWFRKGLRLHDNPSLKDSLLRADTVRCVYILDPWFAGSSNVGINRWRFLLQSLEDLDSSLRKLNSRLFVIRGQPTDVFPRLFKEWNISRLSFEYDSEPFGKERDAAIKKLACEAGVEVTVRISHTLYDLDKIIELNGGQSPLTYKRFQTLISRMDAVEEPADSITADIMGKCRMPLSENHDDKFGVPSLEELGFDTEGLSSAVWPGGETEALTRLERHLERKAWVANFERPRMNANSLLASPTGLSPYLRFGCLSCRLFYFKLTDLYKKVKKNSSPPLSLYGQLLWREFFYTAATNNPCFDTMESNPICVQIPWDRNPEALTKWAEGRTGFPWIDAIMTQLRQEGWIHHLARHAVACFLTRGDLWISWEEGMKVFEELLLDADWSVNAGSWMWLSCSSFFQQFFHCYCPVGFGRRTDPNGDYIRRYLPILRGFPAKYIYDPWNAPEGVQNAAKCIIGVHYPKPMVNHAEASRLNIERMKQIYQQLSCYRGLGLLASVPSISNGNRETSSEGMGLSADGTHNAAAAPSGHQMRIPSQGDWQSGVKELMQGETQTSSSSQQQGYGGNSSSMLSYSQGAQQIQKGPEHHVSTLSGGKRPCEDPRNGRGSKIQRQSTH; this comes from the exons ATGGTCATTAATACGATCCACTGGTTCAGGAAGGGCTTGCGGCTCCACGACAACCCGTCGCTGAAGGACTCCCTGCTGCGGGCGGATACTGTCCGCTGCGTCTACATCCTCGACCCCTGGTTCGCAGGATCCTCCAACGTTGGCATCAACAGGTGGAG GTTCTTATTGCAGAGTTTGGAGGACTTGGACTCCAGCCTCCGTAAACTCAACTCTCGACTGTTTGTGATCCGAGGCCAACCCACTGATGTCTTTCCCAGACTCTTCAAG GAATGGAATATTTCTCGTCTGTCCTTTGAGTACGACTCGGAGCCCTTCGGGAAAGAACGAGATGCAGCCATTAAGAAACTGGCCTGTGAGGCTGGTGTGGAGGTGACTGTCCGCATCTCCCACACACTCTACGACCTGGACAA GATCATAGAATTAAATGGGGGTCAGTCACCTCTGACCTACAAGCGGTTCCAGACCCTCATCAGCAGGATGGATGCAGTGGAGGAGCCTGCAGACTCCATCACGGCAGACATCATGGGGAAGTGCAGGATGCCTCTGTCCGAGAACCACGATGACAAGTTTGGTGTCCCCTCATTGGAGGAGCTGG GTTTTGATACTGAAGGTCTGTCCTCCGCTGTGTGGCCGGGGGGAGAAACAGAGGCCCTCACACGACTCGAGAGGCATCTGGAGAGGAAG GCGTGGGTGGCCAACTTCGAGCGTCCCAGAATGAACGCCAACTCGCTGCTCGCCAGCCCGACCGGCCTCAGCCCGTACCTGCGCTTCGGCTGCCTCTCCTGCCGCCTCTTCTACTTCAAACTCACCGACCTGTACAAGAAG GTGAAGAAGAACAGCTCGCCCCCCCTCTCGCTCTACGGCCAGCTGCTGTGGCGTGAGTTCTTCTACACGGCAGCCACCAACAACCCCTGCTTCGACACGATGGAGAGCAACCCCATCTGTGTTCAGATCCCGTGggaccggaaccccgaggcgcTGACCAAGTGGGCGGAGGGCCGCACAGGCTTTCCCTGGATCGACGCCATCATGACGCAGCTGAGGCAGGAGGGCTGGATCCACCACCTCGCCCGGCACGCCGTCGCCTGCTTCCTGACCCGGGGGGACCTGTGGATCAGCTGGGAGGAGGGCATGAAG gtgttcgAGGAGCTGCTGCTGGATGCAGACTGGAGTGTGAACGCAGGCAGCTGGATGTGGCTCTCCTGCAGCTCTTTCTTCCAGCAGTTCTTCCACTGCTACTGCCCGGTGGGCTTCGGCCGACGCACAGACCCCAACGGAGACTACATACG gcgCTACCTGCCCATTCTCAGAGGCTTTCCAGCCAAGTACATTTATGATCCCTGGAACGCTCCAGAAGGTGTGCAGAACGCAGCCAAGTGTATCATTGGAGTGCATTACCCCAAACCCATGGTGAACCACGCAGAGGCCAGCCGGCTCAACATCGAGAGGATGAAGCAGATCTACCAGCAGCTGTCCTGCTACAGAGGCCTCG GTCTTCTGGCTTCAGTTCCCTCCATCTCTAACGGTAACAGAGAGACGTCCTCTGAAGGGATGGGGTTGTCTGCTGATGGTACACACAACGCTGCTGCAGCTCCATCTG GCCATCAGATGCGCATTCCCTCGCAGGGAGACTGGCAGAGCGGCGTCAAGGAGTTGATGCAGGGGGAGACGCAAACCAGCAGCAGCTCACAGCAGCAGG GTTATGGAGGCAACAGTAGCAGTATGCTGAGTTACAGCCAAGGTGCACAGCAAATTCAGAAAG GACCTGAACACCACGTCTCCACTCTGTCCGGTGGGAAAAGACCCTGCGAGGACCCCAGGAATGGCAGAGGCTCTAAAATCCAGAGACAGAGTACACACTAA